AGCTCGTCAAGGCAAGCTTTGTTGAGCGGTATCGCGATCATGAAAACAAGCAGAGAACCAGAACTCTGTTTAGCGGTATCTTGGTTGAGATCGAATGCTGGAACCCGATGCCGACCATCGTCTTCCTGCCGGACTTCGGAAAAATCGCCAACCAAGTGTATTCATGGGCAACCCGAGATGTGCGGCCGCCCCACAAATTGGACCTGCCCAATGAGCTGGAGCGCGTATTCGAGGTATACACCGATGATCGCGACCGCGCCATTGAGGCGCTCGATACGTCGTTCGGACAGAAAATCCTGAAAATGTCAGAAGAATTTCAAGGATCGGAATCCCATATGTCGACGGCCTTCCAGGGAAATACGTTCTTCATGGCCATACGCCTGGATCATGGTTTTCTCAGCTTCGACGTCATGAGCAGGCCGTTGAGTGAAGTCGACGAAAAGATCCACCAAGCGTTCAGGGATCTGACAATACCCCGCCGAATAATCGATCAGATTCTGGATTAACCCGCTATGGCAAGCGTTATTCTCATTACGGAAGACAGAGGCGTACAGCCCGTCCATTGCGTGCACAAAAACCCGTTGGTCCCGCCTCATAGCAGTTCGCAACCCGCGCGGTAAAGGTCAGCTTTTCGCGGATTGGTGCGGGGGGCTGAAGGTCTGGTATGGGCTAAAAGCGGGAACTTGCTGCGTCGAGGTCCAACTGCGGCAAGCCGCAGATTACGACCTTTGCAAGATCAGTTCGATCGGGTGTCGTGGTCGTCACGAACGGCCCAGGGCAGTCACTCATTAATTCGAGATCTAGTGACCAGTCGTCAGCTAAAGCCCGTGAACAGTCGCCTAAAACCAGAGCTGCGTACAAAATGGTCGTCAAGCTGGTTTGATCCGAAATCGATTGGCGTATGGTCGAGTTGTGTTTGTCGGGGAAGATCGACACACATTTTCAATTTCCATTCCGTAACGCCCAACTTTTCTGCATTTTGAGCAAGACAGAAATCTTCGTAGAAAACGCATAATTTACCGCTAGTCTTTCCTTTAGGGAGGATACCAATGGTTCGTCGACTTGCAGCGATACTTGTCGCCGATGTGGTCGGTTTTGCCCGTCTTATGGAACAGGACGAGGTCGGTACGCTGAATAGTTTGAAAGCCCTTCGGAAAAACTTGGTCCAGCCCAAAATAGAGAAACATGGTGGCCGGATTGTCAAACTGATGGGGGACGGAATGCTAGTCGAATTTACTAGCAGCATTGAAGCTGTCGAATGTGCACTCGAAATCCAGAAACTAATGCCGGGTTTTCAGTCTAATTCTTCCTTAGCCAGCAAAATCGAATTGAGAATTGGCATCAACCTTGGTGACGTCATCTCTGAAGGGGCAGACATTTACGGAGATGGTGTAAACGTTGCTGCCCGTTTGGAGAGCTTGGCTGATGCAGGTGGAATT
This portion of the Parasedimentitalea marina genome encodes:
- a CDS encoding DUF3137 domain-containing protein — encoded protein: MGDFTFTEQESYEANFAQVYDKEIVPYLRELEERRIRAIRRSHKIMAAIAMVSLFLAWRAYQLDPVLPIMPVAFGGFACLFFYISRGDKLQGELTAFIRPILSDFMEDISFSEESSAEEVQLANLERLCLVPKADSRTLGPRISGSWRGVNYQLVKASFVERYRDHENKQRTRTLFSGILVEIECWNPMPTIVFLPDFGKIANQVYSWATRDVRPPHKLDLPNELERVFEVYTDDRDRAIEALDTSFGQKILKMSEEFQGSESHMSTAFQGNTFFMAIRLDHGFLSFDVMSRPLSEVDEKIHQAFRDLTIPRRIIDQILD